The genomic segment gacgaacgatgtccgagggtataaattaaaaggaccaagcctcaggctggtctcaccccagatgaacgatgtccgggggtataaattaaaagaggaccaagcctcaggctggtcccaccccagacgaacgatgtccgggggtataaattaaaaggaccaagcctcaggctggtcccaccctggacgaacgatgtccgggggtataaattaaaagaggaccaaggcCCAtgttggtcccaccccggacgaacgatgtccgggtgtATAAATTAGaagaggaccaagccttaggctagtcccaccccagacgaacgatgtccgggggtataaattaaaaggaccaagcctcaggctggtcccaccccggacgaacgatgtccgggggtataaattaaaagaggaccaagccccgGGTTGGTCCAACCCCGGAccaacgatgtccgggggtataaattagaagaggaccaagcctcaggctggtcccacctcggacaaacgatgtctgggggtataaattaaaaggacaaagcctcaggctggtcccaccccagacgaacgatgtccgggggtataaattaaaagaggaccaagcctcaggctggtccaaCCCCAgatgaacgatgtctgggggtataaattaaaaggaccaagcctcaggctggtcccaccccggacgaatgatgttcaggggtataaattaaaagaggaccaagcttAGGTTGGTCCCacccccggacgaacgatgtccgggggtataaattagaagaggaccaagcctcaggctggtcccaccccggacaaacgatgtccaaGAGAGAAGAgcatccggtatgccccagggcaaggtCGTGGCCTGCGACTGGCAGAGTAAGGGATCCAAGTTTCGCGGTAAACTCTCTGAACCCTGTTGGCCCAGGCCATCAAGTTTTTCAAAGTTAAAAGTTAGGCGGGTAGGACTGAGACAATTTGACAAGCTAAAGTCAGAGtgggtctagtccaggccgttggaaccgggaccaaaccctcagaatCAGGCATGCACGGTGATAAAAGGAAATTTCTAAGAAATAACAGAAATAAGATAAACTGGAGGAAGCAAtacaaattgtcttggacgcgAGCACGTCCGAAAAatttattacaaaattataaaaaagaaagaaaaaaaaggcaaGGTGAAGATCCGGGCCTAGGCTTCGTCCTCCAGAAGCTCCacgtcttccttctccttggcctcgaattcagCCCTCTTCGATTCTGGGTCGGGAAAGATCAGGAGGTTCATGCTTTTGTCCTTGCGccaagccatgtagatggcctcctcaAAACTGACATGCAGCAAGTCGTCCGCCTGCTCCTTTCCGCGGCGGGCCTCCTCATGCGCCGTCACCTCCTCACGAAGAGAGCTGTCCAGCTCGCGGACTCGAGTCTCCAAGTCTTGGATCTTCTCCCCATCCCGGATAGACTGAGCCGCAGCCGCCTCCAGAAGGGCTGCCCTCTCGTTGGCCTCGGTTTCTTTCCGAGATAAGGCCTCCTCGAGCCCGGCCTTGACTCGGTCGAACTCTGCGCGATCCGCGTCTGCCTGAGCAACCGCTTTTCTCAAAGTCTCCCAAGCCTGGGCCGTCTCCCTGGCCAGGGCCTCCTTGGCGACCTCCCTTTGATttacggccgcctccagctccaactGGAGTGTCTCCATTTTCATGGCCGCCTCGGCCACCAGGTCAGCATTCCGATGGGACAACAGAGCATCCtagaacaaagcaaagttagagGAATCCTTATAAACAAATGAAAAGAGGGAAGAAAAACACACGAAGTAAACTTACTGCGGTGGCCTgatggcggagagcctgggagatgaacaacatgtccgggttggcgatggtggcataCTGCTTGAGTTGGAGGttagacatggtgttccccacctggtccaatAGGTCCGCCGCAAAAGGGGTCGTGTCCTACCCCAACTTAGGGTGAAAGCCCGTCTCGGcagctggccgatccacgatcggctggggcaCGCTAAAGGCCGTCGGGCGCTCAGGGAACTCAACCTGATAacgaatcgtcagggccttgtacgtCTCATCTCTCCAATCCCGGCCACTCTCCCAGGTCTGGGAAATTAGCCGGAACTGCTCTTCCTGCAAGACGGCTTTCCCCTCCTCGGGTAGTGCCGGATGTATTGGGAGGGTCGGTAATGCGGGAATCTCCTTCGCGGCGAGGCGGCTTTCCCCGTGTGACTCACCGGCTGAGCCAGCCTGCCTCATCCGGGGCCTCTTTTTCCCAGTGTCGGCCTCCACAGCGGCCAGGTCCAAGGCCCTCTTCCCGGAACTCCCGCTTACCGCGGGTTCCGGCTCCAAATCGATCACCGGGGGTTGGGCAACGCTGGGGACGGCAGCCGGGTCCATGGCCATGACAGGGACCGCGGCTATTGCACCCTCGTCGAGTCGAGGTTCCGCCCCTGGCGTCTCCTTGTTGAGGAGGGGTCCGGGCCCGGCACCTTTGGATTCTTGGCAGCCTTTTTGGCCGCGACCTTGGCCGCCCTCACGACCCGGGCTTCGAGGAGTTGCCTCATCTCGTCCACGGGGGTAGACATGTCGGAGTCTCCTGCAACAAACGCAAGTGAAAAGGAGTTAGTACAATTAAACGGGAAAATTGAAATCAAAACTAAGAGTGACCCGGGATGAACCCTCATCTAAGTCCCAGACGTGACTCAACTCATCCAACGCGAAAGAGtagactcgatcccccatgtcgtccgggttcaagaaattcccatactgaaggaacccggacaaAAACATGAGAGCTTCCGAGCCTACAGGaacgggagacgaaggtctcatctccccgtaagccccgaacgcggggcctcgaagtgttagcctatccctagctaagtccccaacttggggagcataagttaagatcaaaggtgagttacctcgccctgatacgctagcccTGGGGGTACCCGTGTTCGGCAGGGCCTCctcgaagagggcttccagctcctctgAAGCGGCCGCCTCCGTCTAGGCCAAGTCCCTCTTCCGCTTGGCCACGTCCGCTCGCACTGCAGTCTCCACCTCCGCGATATGCTCCAGGGCCAGCTGCTCCCTTATGACGGCAATCTTCTCGCACTGGATTTCCCTAAGGTTCGGGATGACGATAGTCTGGTGGGCCGCGAGCATCCCAACCAGTCGGAGGTTGTCCGTGTTGATGTAGCCTCCTACGCCCAGGTCTTCTGCGCTCAACCCGGAGTAAAACCTCCTCCGTTccaagatgaactgggtgagTGGAGTCTGGGCAAAGGGTCCTGCCACCCGAAGTAACATGatgagaaacaaaaaaaaaagagagaggaaaagaaaaagaaaaactggCCAGCTAAGGGTCGGGGaagtacttacccactcgctagaagtccagcagcagcgtagggttcttctccacgaggaacccgaacgtcatgaaccagtaatgttgGACGTCCGGGAGATGCTTCCAGGAGCTTGTGGGAGCGGAGTAGCTACCTCACGGCTTCAGCCTATAGAAGccatccaaggtcttgtccttggcattgacctgcggttccatcttgtagaagtacaggatTTCCGTGGGGGTCGGCTCCACGATCTCCTTCACGGCGCAGAAGACACGTCATCCCACAAGCAGTCGGTAGGCTTGAGGTAGAAGCTGGAAGGGTGCGATTCCCATGtatgtcaggaaccgcacgaagtagtcgtgaagcgggagtgtggcacccgcactgatgtggccagcgctccaggccccgaacccttccacaaaagtatgcgcccgctcctctattctggccaggcggttgtggaagagtccgggAGTGGACTCTATGCCTAGGCGTTTCTCCAGGAcgtacatcatccggtagttccggaacaagtTCGGCAATgtgtccatctcccatctgttgcctttGGGGGTCTGGGACCCGAGTAGGGCGAcgggggccctgttgacttcctcctccGAATGAAGGGTGACGCCCATTTTCATGGCtaacgatctgggaacaaagaaaagaaaccaagcagtcaataccaaaacccaagaaagtcaGTTAAGGTATGGGGGGCCTCCTACGGACTGCTTGGAATCCCCTACGGATCAGGTCCGGGTTCACCAGAGAACCacgagacccagatcgggaacgaaGAATGGGCTACTAAATAGGCTCCACCGTCTGTCTAGGAAGCATCTGGACCCGGAGCAACTCGGACCAGGGAGCCTTCCTAGCACTATTCCTAAGCGTAAGCAagttctagcagcctaagcaTATGAACGAAAAGACAGCCTACGTTCATGTATTTACCAAGAAGGACAGAAAGATTTACTGTGAATAGCTGGCCGTGaaagatggtggttgtccgacggTATGGACGGTAGAATCTCGTTCTTGAACTGGTGAAGGCGAAGGTGCGGACACTGGAACTGTTGGAAAGAGGCAACGGCGCAGAGTGAGCAGGCGGTGAAAGATGTCGTCGGTGATATCGGACATAAACAGCTCCTCAGTTCTtgaaatggctcgagagtgtaaaagtttcaaatgaatgtCTGAGGAGTATTTATAGAGACCCAAATCCTGGTCTCTAATCCAGCAGATAGAAATtcccccatcggacggtccaaAATCGTGCAGGGGAATTAATGAGCACTCGAGAGTTGGATCCTCACCATTTCAATCCAACGTCCCAGGAGAGGCGAAtgtcaaaggtcgccccatcctatggTCCACCTCAGCGCAGAagcattaatgaaggacccccgtgcggatgggacgcttcgaaaTCCGTGTTGACGCACTAACCTAGGCCTAGCAacccttgaggtggttaggtgacctttcgaggtcaAGTGCCATCGTTGCAGCAGTCACTTGGCGACACGTGTATCCCTCGCCACGAAGCGGGACTTCAGTAAACGGACCCGGACATTGGTAAATGGTCTGGGCTCTGCGTGCGCCTAGCGTCACTGCCCTTTGCCACGAACCCACGATTCTAAGTAGGAACTAGAAAGGCAACCGTGGAGTATCCGGGAGCAAGGAAAGCCTCCACCTCGCAAacccaggcgaaggcttggggggtaaatgttatccccatttcctaccttgggcccgggacggtggtccaggcccatAGTCTGGGCAATTGGATTTGGGCCCAACCCAGGCCCGCTTAGCAGGGGAGTGACCGGGAATAACGGCCTAAGTGTGGGTCCAGACCCAGACGGTGTCCAGGAAAGATGATCCAGGACGATTGTCTAGGAGACGTATAGCCAGTTGGGGTTACGGTCGAGGCGTACGCAAAGCGTtaccggagcctggtaaacgatccgggcctgcggtaaacgaagagggacagaggtaaatgaacccgggtcaAGCCCTCCAGGTTGGCAGGAAaaggcatccgtgaccctgaagccgccccataacgcgtgggggttgtccccacttttcacctgcggaaaaggccacctcgggattgcacaccgctggttcagacctgcgctgccagTACACTGACTGACTTTGTCCCctaaatctgcctcgtaactcggaatgcccagagcaaaagccccattttgtcgggcgaaatataggtcttgggctgccccagtgggcCTTGATCattcttagtcttttgtatttttatcctttgtattgggcttctgacagagaagccaagggtatttatatccttattgggcccgggtcagcctgggcccaagcccagtgctcctgtgagcctataaatacaggtgacagagcactggagaaaggatctctcttcgacttgtatacagtgACTCTGTtgaaacatagagagaaactccattgtaaaagactttccaagctctaatacaactgtcttgtggactaaggctcattaacgccccaaccacgtaaaaatcttgtttatacCTTCTAAATTCCGTATCATTAATCTCGCTTActtttcattaatatagtttccgaaaatctcgataaacagttactatcccaaatatatgacaattttaattttttagacaaaaatacccctaacattcaaacacccattttctctctcaatccgaactctctctctctctaacatctccattctctcactctctctatcaTTCTAATCTTATAGATCtcgaaaaataccaaaatttaaaaataaaatcatctgaaactgacatttgagtgaaaaaatatgaacctccaaagtttttgtcaaatttcagtgcaAAGCATCGacattgcatcgaaaaagcatcgttctGGCCAAAagtcaagttttcatgattgcatcgcaacaacatcgaaacaccatcgaacaagcatcattttggccaaaaaataagtttttcaTGATTCCatcacaagagcatcgaaacaccatcgattttgcatcgaaacaccataaaAAAAGCATCTAAATTTCATCAAAATGATGcattttcgatgcaatttcaatgctcttgcatgaaacttgatttttggcaaaaatgatgcttttcaatgcaaaatcaatggtgtttcgatgcaatcatggaaacttattttttggccaaaacgatactttttcaatgcaaaatcaatggtgttttgatgctgttgcgatgtaatcatgaaaacttgatttttggcccaaatgatattttttcgatgcaaaatcgatggtatttttggccaaaacgatgttttttcaatgcaaaatcgatgatgtttcgatgctatTGCGATGCAATcctgaaaacttgattttttgccaaaacgatgctttttcaatGCAATGTCCATGCTTTGTACTAAAATTTGACGTAAattttggaggttcatattttttcactcaaatgtctgttttagatgagcttttttttttcaaattttggtatttttttcgagatctagaatattagaatgagagagagagtaagagaatgagagatgttagagagTGAGAGTTCAGATTGAAAGAGAGAATGAGTGTTTGAATATTAGGAGTATTTTcgtctaaaaaattaaaattgtcatGTATTTaggatagtaacttatgttgacatattaaaaaatttgagtAAATTATCATCCATATAATATGAAATTTAACTTCAGAAAAACATTGATTGTAAACCGCCACAAATTGGATGAACAAAATATTGGACTGGTACCAAACGAGAGACGGTTCCACATGCCCTAGCGGATGTTCTAGAAAATCTCCTTTACACGACTATGAATTTAATCACTTTGTATGGCCGCAAATCCTATTTATTCTTAACAGATCAATATTTGGAGGAAATAATAACACCACCAAGCTACTTAAAACCAAACTAACCTAAACATGGTTAAGTCGAACCGAAGGGAGATCGGTTTATTATGGGTCAACAATTGACCTAAGCCGAAGGTAAGGATAAAACCACCCGGCAAGGGTCCaccaaagaaagaaagaaaactctGCTCTGGGGGTTGGGCTGTGCTGTGCTGTGCTGTGCCTCATCATTGTTCACTAATATCTTGCGTGCACTCCTCACGCACGGATCAACCATAAAACCAGCTTAGTACCCACTTCACTCAAGAAGAGATGGCTCTCTTTTTAATTTAGTCTTATAACCAGGGACCTTTTCGTCATTTTAACTTCCATATAACCTCAACCTCTGTGCACCCTCGAAGTTTCGCCTTTGCTTTGCACTCTTTCTTCTCACTCTCCCTCCTCTGCTTCCTTCTTCGTCTCATTTTTTTTCCCAAAACCCTTCTTTTTCTGATACTGTTCCGTGTTCTCCGATCTGGGTCGTATTTTCTTCTTCTAAACCACGCTTTTTGGTTTCTCTGCTGATCGAGTTCATTGTTGAATGCCGTGATAGTTTCCTACTCTGTTATTTGCTTTTGCTTTCTTTGGTTTCTTCACTGTACGTTGCAGCTTCTCTTATATTTCATGTGTTTCGGCTTCATTTGTCTCTTCTGAGTTTTCAGTTTTTTCTTTTCACTAATTGTTTCAAGTTGTTTTTCAAAGTATAATCTCTCATTTCAATTTCTTCTCCGAATTTTACAGCACCCTTTTGCCATATCACGGTTTTGTTTGTTGCTTCGTATGAATTTTACTTAACTTTTGTTTCACTTAGCTAATTGCACCATGGATCTATTTGTTTCATGAGAATTTGGTATAAAACAGTTTGTGCTGTCCTTCTGTGAATTGCAAATAAGAAATTGTTATTTTCATCTGATACTGTTGAAGATTTCGTTGCAGGATTTTTTAATAGAGGTTTTGAGGAGAGGGAACAGTGGTGGAGATCTATCTCTACTGTATTGTGGGTTTGCATTGAACAGTATGCGGTGGTGGATGACTCTTTCTGTTGATGTTTTTCGTAAAGTCATCTCTTTGAACTTGTATTGTAGAGTTATTCTGTAAATTTTGTCTTTCCAAACtgtgtaattttttttcataGTCTTCTCAAGCCATTTTACAGCGTTGTCTTCACATGGGGTCCAGGTTTTTCATTGTCGTTCCTTGTTATGTCCGGCAGATTAGCTGAACTAAGCTACAACCCTTTTCTTCTCTAAACTTAGTTTGCTGATTGTTTAACTTTAGATACACAAACTTTCTTTTGCTTCAGTTTCCCTTTTTAGATCTTTTTATTTCCCGTTGGTGCTTTGGTGATATATCGTGTGGAATTTATCTCTTCGTTCGGTTTAGTTGAATTCTGATTTGCGTCCTGCTACGGTTTTAGAAGTGTTGTCCTTGGAAGATTGTGGTTTTCTTCATATTTGAAGGGATTTGGGAGGTAGTGATGGTGTGCCAAGCAGCGAGCCAAACAAGATTTCGGGCATTAAAACACGAAAATGGGATTGCTGGGAGCGCCACCATAATTGTTAGAGTTATAGCATGCTTTCAACCCCTCCAGGATTGCCAGGTTAGTGTTCAAAGATAATTCTATCACTGTTAACCGTTGAAGTTTAAATGATGAGAATTGGCTGTTTAAAACTGATTTGCTTTCAACCGTTGCGTTTATATTTTGTTCACATTTGATGGTGTTTATAAAAAAAGCTAATAGGGTATCTGCTGcgtttgtttttgggatgtttttgCAGGCTGAATATTTTCGTCATTTGCTAAAACCTGTAACGTAGATGAATTAACGTTCGCGCTTTTGTGTTCAAGTTAAGCTGGAGTGTTTAGTTATTTTCCTTTTTGGTTCAAAGAAAGAGAGTAATCAGCTAATCTAGTTGTACATACTTCCTTCTGGTATGTTTTACCATCCTTTTTGCGAAACTTTATTCCCAATTTTTCTGTATCATTTTTGTAATTTGTTAGATTATGGTATTTATGGCTTGTATGAATTATCTTGTAGGTTTTTGTTTTAGTTGGATGGGTCAGGATTGCAGAACCTGGAATTCTCAGTTGCACTATAATTTGCAATCACCCTATTTTAATTCCTTGGGTTCACCAGTGGACTTGGGGCTTTCTGGACATATGAACTCAGGAACTAATAAAATGACCATGAATGGTACCTTGCTGACAAACGCATTGTCAGGGGCTGCTCAGGTTGGCCAAGCAAGTGAACCTCATGGTTGGTTTTATTGTTTGCCCCATTACAGACAGGCCTTTGTGCCTGCTTCAACATCTGGTCTCAAAGAGAAACTTCCTTCATGCCACAATGAAAGTTGTGGGGAGACCCTGAAACCTAATGTAGAATCTGGATGTGCTTCACGGAGATTCTTTGTTGTTGATCAATCTGGGGATCGAACAACTTTAATTTTCAGTTCTGCAGCAGGAACATCGGTTCATTGCTGTGCATCTTGGAAGCAAGATCCCAATGGCACTTGTAATATTAGTGGAGAAAAAAATGGAATTGAACTACTCTTGATAAATATGTCTGAGCCAGTTCTAACCAATGAATCTCATGAAAATAATGAAACTGGCATAGAAAGTGAGATGCACGAAGATACAGAAGAACTCGATGCCTTGCTTTACTCAGATGATGAGGATGACTTTGATTCTGCAAAGGATGATGAAGTTACTAGCACTGGTCATTCTCCGAGTACAGTGACGGCTCATGATACAGGAGATTGGTTCGAGGGAAGTGCAGACGAAGTTGCTAGTTGTGCTGGAACAACTAAGAAGCGGAAGCATTGTGATGAGAAACCATCGCATATGGACGCTGCAAGTTCTGCGAGACCCTGTAGATCCGCTGAGTTAGAGGATGATGCAGAATCTAGTTGTGCCAACAACAGAAGTTCTGGGTTGAGAGAACTGGATTTCTCTTCCACTAACAAGAAGATTCGAAAGGAAAAAATTCGTGACACTGTCAGCATTCTGCAAAGCATAATTCCTGATGGCATGGGCAAGGATCCCATCGTGGTTCTTGATGAAGCTATCCAATACTTGAAAATGTTAAAGCACAAGGCTAAATCTTTTGGGCTTGAGTCTCACTGAGTTTCAGTTCCTTTTGTGTGAGTGTTTTGTACTTGTAGTTTTGACATTAGCAGTTCTCTTCGATTTATAAGTATATAAAGGGAGGTACGATCTGAATAAGTTGGGTACGTATTAATATTAGCTATTGTCTACACGAGTTT from the Humulus lupulus chromosome X, drHumLupu1.1, whole genome shotgun sequence genome contains:
- the LOC133804909 gene encoding transcription factor bHLH143-like; its protein translation is MGQDCRTWNSQLHYNLQSPYFNSLGSPVDLGLSGHMNSGTNKMTMNGTLLTNALSGAAQVGQASEPHGWFYCLPHYRQAFVPASTSGLKEKLPSCHNESCGETLKPNVESGCASRRFFVVDQSGDRTTLIFSSAAGTSVHCCASWKQDPNGTCNISGEKNGIELLLINMSEPVLTNESHENNETGIESEMHEDTEELDALLYSDDEDDFDSAKDDEVTSTGHSPSTVTAHDTGDWFEGSADEVASCAGTTKKRKHCDEKPSHMDAASSARPCRSAELEDDAESSCANNRSSGLRELDFSSTNKKIRKEKIRDTVSILQSIIPDGMGKDPIVVLDEAIQYLKMLKHKAKSFGLESH
- the LOC133805943 gene encoding uncharacterized protein LOC133805943, producing MAMDPAAVPSVAQPPVIDLEPEPAVSGSSGKRALDLAAVEADTGKKRPRMRQAGSAGESHGESRLAAKEIPALPTLPIHPALPEEGKAVLQEEQFRLISQTWESGRDWRDETYKALTIRYQDALLSHRNADLVAEAAMKMETLQLELEAAVNQREVAKEALARETAQAWETLRKAVAQADADRAEFDRVKAGLEEALSRKETEANERAALLEAAAAQSIRDGEKIQDLETRVRELDSSLREEVTAHEEARRGKEQADDLLHVSFEEAIYMAWRKDKSMNLLIFPDPESKRAEFEAKEKEDVELLEDEA